From one Arcobacter lacus genomic stretch:
- a CDS encoding YchJ family protein: protein MKISVNSLCPCGSLKKYKKCCKIFHDNIKKPSNALELMKSRFSAYAFKQSEYIIKTTHKDNPDFSTNISVWKEEIEMFSKNTNFEKLEILNFEESEFEAFVTFKATLFQNNSDISFIEKSRFKKLGDIWLYVDGKFYDKDEKLLN from the coding sequence TTGAAAATTAGTGTAAATTCTCTTTGTCCCTGTGGAAGTTTAAAAAAATACAAAAAATGTTGTAAAATTTTCCATGACAATATAAAAAAACCATCAAATGCTTTAGAACTTATGAAATCAAGATTTAGTGCTTATGCTTTTAAACAAAGTGAATATATTATAAAAACTACTCATAAAGATAATCCTGATTTTTCTACGAACATATCTGTATGGAAAGAGGAAATAGAGATGTTTTCTAAAAATACAAATTTTGAGAAATTAGAGATTTTAAACTTTGAAGAAAGTGAATTTGAAGCTTTTGTAACATTTAAAGCAACCCTATTTCAAAATAACAGTGATATATCTTTTATAGAAAAAAGTAGATTTAAAAAACTTGGTGATATTTGGCTTTATGTAGATGGAAAGTTTTATGATAAAGATGAAAAATTATTAAATTAG